A DNA window from Anaerocolumna sp. AGMB13020 contains the following coding sequences:
- a CDS encoding FMN-binding protein → MKKIGLILLILGVIVLGLYISLVNSSKKSLTDMEYEEVDMSKVADGVYFGEVDAGLVYVKVSVTIKDNKIINIRILKHKNGLGGKAESIVTEMLQQNSYNVDAVSGATLSSEAIKSAVSKALKKGYGN, encoded by the coding sequence ATGAAAAAGATAGGGCTTATACTTTTAATTTTAGGCGTAATTGTTCTTGGACTTTATATCAGTTTGGTCAACAGTTCAAAAAAAAGCCTGACAGATATGGAATATGAAGAAGTGGATATGTCTAAAGTAGCTGATGGTGTTTACTTTGGTGAAGTTGATGCAGGTCTGGTATATGTTAAGGTAAGTGTAACCATAAAGGATAATAAAATTATTAATATACGTATACTTAAACATAAAAACGGACTGGGAGGCAAGGCGGAATCCATAGTCACAGAGATGCTCCAGCAAAACAGCTATAATGTAGATGCAGTAAGTGGTGCTACTTTATCTAGTGAGGCAATTAAAAGTGCTGTGAGCAAAGCACTTAAGAAGGGATACGGAAATTAG
- a CDS encoding flavodoxin domain-containing protein codes for MSENRIIYGTKTRHSKKIAEAIGRAFNIIPCNINSEPVIKETDILFIVGGIYGGNSLPELLKFVHNLEGNNVRGAVLITSCAAKKQGQDSIRSILEDKGIPVIDEILCQGSFLFMKMGHPNKTDITEAVNFAVSIAQGAIK; via the coding sequence GTGAGTGAGAATCGAATCATCTATGGGACTAAGACCAGGCATTCTAAGAAAATAGCAGAGGCTATTGGCAGGGCATTCAATATTATTCCTTGCAATATTAATTCTGAGCCGGTGATAAAGGAAACAGACATTTTATTTATTGTAGGAGGCATTTATGGTGGCAACAGCCTTCCAGAGCTATTAAAATTTGTACATAACCTGGAGGGGAACAACGTCCGGGGGGCAGTACTGATAACTTCCTGTGCTGCTAAGAAGCAAGGGCAGGATTCAATAAGAAGTATTCTGGAAGACAAAGGTATTCCGGTAATTGATGAAATTCTATGTCAAGGTAGCTTTTTATTTATGAAAATGGGGCATCCAAATAAAACTGATATTACAGAAGCAGTCAATTTTGCCGTAAGCATTGCACAAGGAGCCATAAAATGA
- a CDS encoding TetR/AcrR family transcriptional regulator produces the protein MAREEQKMRSDSVRQAILDTALEIGMKEGFEELSIRKIINQMRYSTGVVYHHFKDKQEIIDAIEAAETKWLQGQIMELLDESKDVAAEIETVFKRILKLAFEEPEKYNLIVLHKYSRRKSEQPGWITHLCKRLQEGMDKGLIKEMDTEKAAFAIWSSFLGFHLMISRQRELTMEEAEEMFRVQLNIILKGVLR, from the coding sequence ATGGCTAGAGAAGAACAGAAAATGAGAAGTGATAGTGTACGTCAGGCAATCCTGGATACGGCCCTGGAGATCGGAATGAAAGAAGGATTTGAGGAATTGTCTATTCGTAAAATTATTAATCAGATGAGATACTCGACAGGTGTTGTATATCATCATTTTAAAGATAAGCAGGAAATAATCGATGCCATAGAAGCAGCGGAGACAAAATGGCTGCAGGGGCAGATTATGGAATTATTGGATGAATCAAAGGACGTTGCGGCAGAAATTGAAACAGTATTCAAACGAATCTTAAAACTTGCGTTTGAAGAACCGGAAAAATACAATCTTATAGTTCTGCACAAGTACAGCCGGCGAAAGTCAGAACAGCCGGGGTGGATTACCCACTTATGTAAGAGATTACAGGAGGGGATGGATAAGGGTCTTATAAAAGAGATGGACACAGAGAAGGCTGCATTTGCAATCTGGAGCTCTTTTCTTGGTTTTCATCTTATGATTTCAAGGCAGCGGGAGCTGACAATGGAAGAGGCTGAAGAAATGTTCAGAGTTCAATTAAATATAATTCTTAAAGGAGTATTACGGTGA
- a CDS encoding C40 family peptidase, translating into MTKVKRLAAFLMLGVITLTGKTMVVQAEEMPMAGIAVVLNDFYDNAESADEKVVNNLLQDLIIQKKLSFAQVADYANIRNKASEEGEVVGKLYDNAAATILAQKGAWYKIKSGSVTGYIVSKYLVTGESAMNIAKKVGTRVAVVNTKTLKVREKASTKAAVVALIAKGDDLKVTKELEGWAKVQLDENTYGYVSTDFVKLQTSYEEAVSIEEEIQRLEEEAISFEEERQNQAADSVEAEIKRMEALAVSLEKERLRQLKIAGNQSNNNTSTGNNTATKEATGSNADLGSKIVDYAVQFLGNPYVWGGTSLTNGADCSGFTQAIFKKFGISIPRTSRVQATGGTRISLDNMIAGDLIFYAKDGVINHVGIYMGNGKVISASSPSTGIRISDYDYRTPVKAVRYL; encoded by the coding sequence ATGACCAAAGTAAAAAGGCTGGCAGCATTTTTAATGTTAGGAGTTATAACACTAACAGGTAAGACAATGGTAGTCCAGGCAGAAGAAATGCCAATGGCTGGTATAGCTGTTGTTTTAAATGATTTTTATGATAATGCGGAATCTGCTGACGAAAAAGTAGTAAATAATCTGCTGCAAGATTTGATCATTCAAAAGAAGCTGTCTTTTGCTCAGGTTGCTGACTATGCGAATATAAGGAACAAAGCAAGTGAAGAAGGCGAAGTTGTCGGTAAATTGTATGACAATGCAGCAGCAACTATCCTTGCTCAAAAGGGAGCCTGGTATAAAATTAAATCAGGATCAGTTACAGGATACATAGTAAGTAAATATCTTGTAACAGGTGAAAGTGCAATGAACATAGCGAAAAAGGTTGGAACAAGAGTAGCAGTGGTAAATACAAAAACTCTAAAGGTTAGAGAGAAAGCATCTACCAAAGCAGCGGTTGTGGCATTAATTGCCAAAGGAGATGACCTAAAGGTTACGAAAGAACTGGAAGGATGGGCGAAGGTTCAGTTAGATGAGAATACATATGGATATGTATCAACTGACTTTGTTAAGCTCCAAACAAGCTATGAAGAAGCAGTCTCAATCGAAGAGGAAATACAGCGACTGGAAGAAGAAGCAATTTCTTTTGAAGAGGAAAGACAGAATCAGGCAGCAGATTCTGTTGAAGCAGAAATAAAGCGTATGGAAGCACTTGCCGTATCGCTGGAGAAGGAAAGACTGCGTCAGCTTAAAATTGCAGGCAATCAATCCAATAATAATACAAGTACAGGAAATAACACTGCGACCAAAGAAGCAACAGGCAGTAATGCTGATTTAGGAAGTAAGATTGTGGATTATGCAGTGCAATTTCTTGGTAATCCTTATGTATGGGGAGGAACCAGCCTGACGAATGGGGCTGACTGTTCTGGTTTTACCCAAGCAATTTTTAAAAAATTTGGAATATCAATTCCAAGGACTTCAAGGGTTCAGGCAACAGGTGGGACAAGAATCTCTCTTGATAATATGATTGCTGGCGATCTGATTTTCTACGCCAAAGACGGTGTTATAAATCACGTTGGAATTTATATGGGAAATGGGAAAGTGATTAGTGCAAGTTCTCCATCAACAGGTATCAGAATTTCAGATTATGATTACAGAACACCTGTTAAAGCCGTAAGATACCTTTAA
- a CDS encoding C40 family peptidase, with protein sequence MLKFKKVATFLLVGTLAALGRVTMVQAEEMPMAGIAVVLDDFYVNAENSDETAVKKLMEEISIQNNLAFAQVDNYVNIRSKASEEGKIIGKLYDNAAATILGEKNGWYKIKSGSVTGYINGDYLVTGEKAVSIAKKVGNKVAVVDTTTLKVRKKASTDSTVLTLIAIGDDLKVTKELEGWAKVQVDENTYGYVSTDYVKLQTTYEEAISIEEERQRLAEEQASSQAENQSQAQSQSSNSSSNGSSSTTKGSSSSSSSSSSSGSSSNYSSSGNSIADYAVQFVGNPYVWGGTSLTNGADCSGFTQSVFRKFGISIPRTSRSQATSGTRVSLDNLRAGDLVFYSRGGTINHVAIYIGGGQVISASSPSTGIRITSYNYRTPVKAVRYN encoded by the coding sequence ATGTTAAAATTTAAAAAAGTAGCAACGTTCTTACTTGTTGGAACTCTGGCAGCTTTAGGCCGGGTAACAATGGTACAGGCGGAAGAGATGCCAATGGCCGGAATAGCGGTTGTACTAGATGATTTTTATGTTAATGCTGAAAACTCTGACGAAACTGCAGTAAAGAAGCTTATGGAAGAGATATCGATACAAAATAATCTGGCTTTTGCACAGGTAGATAATTATGTTAATATAAGAAGTAAAGCCAGTGAAGAAGGCAAGATAATCGGTAAGCTATATGATAATGCAGCTGCAACGATCTTAGGTGAGAAAAATGGCTGGTATAAAATTAAGTCAGGATCGGTTACAGGATACATAAATGGAGATTACCTGGTTACAGGTGAAAAAGCAGTATCCATTGCAAAGAAAGTAGGGAACAAAGTTGCAGTAGTTGATACAACGACCCTGAAAGTCAGAAAAAAAGCTTCCACAGATTCTACAGTATTAACCTTGATCGCTATTGGTGATGACCTTAAGGTAACAAAGGAACTGGAAGGATGGGCTAAAGTTCAGGTAGATGAAAATACATATGGATATGTTTCCACAGATTATGTTAAGCTTCAAACGACTTATGAAGAAGCAATTTCAATAGAAGAAGAACGTCAGCGTCTTGCGGAAGAACAGGCAAGCAGCCAGGCAGAAAATCAGTCACAGGCCCAAAGTCAAAGCAGCAATTCTTCAAGTAATGGAAGCAGTTCTACGACCAAAGGCTCTAGTAGTAGTAGTAGTAGTAGTAGTAGTTCTGGCAGCAGTAGTAATTACTCCTCCAGCGGCAACAGCATAGCTGATTATGCAGTACAGTTTGTAGGCAATCCTTATGTATGGGGAGGAACCAGCTTAACAAACGGAGCTGATTGCTCAGGCTTCACACAGTCTGTATTTCGAAAGTTTGGAATAAGTATTCCAAGAACCTCCAGATCACAGGCAACTAGTGGAACAAGAGTATCACTTGATAACCTCAGAGCAGGCGATTTAGTATTCTATTCCAGGGGTGGTACAATAAACCATGTAGCTATCTATATTGGCGGTGGACAAGTTATCAGTGCTAGCTCACCTTCAACTGGTATAAGAATCACAAGTTATAATTATAGAACACCTGTTAAGGCTGTAAGATATAATTAA
- a CDS encoding NAD(P)H-dependent oxidoreductase — protein sequence MRNILFINLSPRTQGTSSLLLQKCADYLAARGHLTKLLPLYPSLKDKAQLLKAVNEADTLILGGPCYVNTFPAETLTLLEELSFHKDVLHGQSLYGIIQGGMPYAHTHECGLALLEIFGLKCNVNYKGGFVMGLGAMLNGEPLEKLLNGKTVIRQFHIFAEHISRNEDAPKEDYLKAQFHVPVFVFRIMAIGMNQRMKKEFKKHGIHRNHKSPYLSED from the coding sequence ATGAGAAATATACTTTTCATTAATCTAAGTCCCAGAACCCAAGGAACCAGTTCTTTGCTGCTGCAAAAATGTGCAGACTATCTTGCTGCAAGAGGACACCTTACAAAGCTGCTGCCTCTTTACCCAAGCCTTAAGGATAAAGCACAGCTACTGAAGGCAGTTAACGAAGCAGATACTCTGATACTGGGAGGCCCCTGTTATGTAAATACTTTTCCGGCAGAGACTCTGACCCTTTTAGAAGAGCTCTCATTTCATAAAGATGTCTTACATGGCCAGAGTCTGTACGGAATCATTCAAGGCGGAATGCCTTATGCGCATACTCACGAATGCGGATTAGCCCTGCTTGAGATATTTGGACTGAAATGTAATGTCAATTATAAAGGCGGATTTGTTATGGGGCTAGGTGCTATGCTGAACGGAGAACCCTTAGAGAAACTCCTGAATGGGAAAACTGTTATCAGGCAGTTTCATATTTTTGCAGAGCATATCAGCAGGAACGAAGACGCTCCAAAGGAGGACTATTTAAAGGCACAGTTTCATGTACCGGTCTTTGTATTCCGTATAATGGCTATCGGGATGAATCAAAGGATGAAAAAGGAATTTAAAAAGCATGGTATCCATAGGAATCACAAAAGCCCATATTTGTCAGAGGACTAA
- a CDS encoding flavodoxin family protein → MITIISDGKMNYIGEELVKELTGKGLQTEYISLEGVTIKPCTNCGGCTYKTYGKCVVRDDGDWIFPKVIQSDVIIFVTPIVFGSYSFPIKRLFDKFALIMDRYYYIENKELVKGGMQGKRFKFFVLGATDTILAEEEQAFLKLHHENLRITRGVGRVFFIDSILTTDMKKQITEEVSKA, encoded by the coding sequence ATGATAACTATTATTTCTGATGGTAAGATGAATTACATTGGTGAAGAACTTGTGAAGGAGCTGACCGGTAAAGGCCTCCAGACTGAGTATATTTCCCTGGAGGGTGTAACGATAAAGCCCTGTACTAATTGCGGAGGATGTACCTATAAGACTTATGGTAAATGTGTAGTCCGGGATGACGGTGATTGGATATTTCCTAAAGTTATACAATCCGATGTTATTATATTTGTTACACCCATCGTGTTTGGAAGCTATTCCTTTCCCATAAAAAGATTATTTGATAAATTTGCTCTGATAATGGACCGTTATTACTATATAGAGAACAAAGAACTGGTTAAGGGCGGCATGCAGGGAAAGCGGTTTAAGTTCTTTGTATTAGGTGCCACAGACACTATACTGGCAGAAGAAGAGCAAGCCTTTCTAAAACTTCATCATGAGAATCTTAGGATAACCAGAGGTGTGGGAAGAGTCTTTTTTATAGATTCAATCCTTACTACTGATATGAAAAAGCAAATTACGGAGGAGGTTTCAAAGGCATGA